In the genome of Candidatus Krumholzibacteriota bacterium, the window TCGCCGTGGAGTCCCGCGACGGCGACCGCCGCCGGACGCTCTGGTTCGACGACGGAACGGGTCTCCTCTCCGGCGTCGACGAGCATCTGCTCCTCGACTACGCGGCCGTCGACGAGGTGACGATCCCGCACCGGATCCGGTCCGACCGGGGAAACGGCTACAGCGCGTACGAATTCCTCCAGATCGAGCACAACGTGGACACGGGCGGCGTCCAATTCGCCATCCCCGAACGGGCAGACGGGCCGGAAGGGCTCTTCGAGGGGATAAACGACCCGGCGGTCCTTCCCATGCTCCGGCATCTCTCCTTCCGCCACGGCGGGATGAACGTACCGGCCGAGGACGGACGCTTCCTCTACGATCTCGTCCGCCGCAACGGTTATCGCCGCGGGCTCGAGATAGGCACGTCGAACGGCTACTCGACGCTCTGGCTCGGCCTCGCCTTCCGCGAGACGGGCGGCCGCGTGATCACGATCGAGTACGAGCCCCTGCGGGCCGCCGAGGCGGCGGAGAATTTCGACCGTGCGGGCCTCGGCGACGCGATCGACGCCCGCACGGCCGACGCCTTCGCGGAGATCGGAAGGATCGAGGGCTTGTTCGACTTCGTCTTCATAGACGCATGGAAACCGGACTACATCCGCTACTACCGGCTGCTCCGCGAACGAATCCGCCCCGGCGGCGCCATCGCGGCGCACAACGTGACCGCGCATGAAAGCGACATGGAGGAGTTTCTCGACGCGGTCAAAAACGACCCCGATTTCGAGACGGTCATCCACCGGACGAGCCCGGCGGGGATCTCGGTGAGCGTCCGGCGGCGAAATCGCTGACCCGGCCGGGCGCTTGGCGGCGCCGGCCGGTCGTGATAGGATGTCCGGGCCGCCGACCGAGGGGAGGAGACGATGCACATCCTGGTCATCGAGGACGAGCCGAAGGTGGCGCGGGCCCTGCGCACGGGCCTCGAGGCGGAGCACTACGTGGTGACGGCGGCCGCGACCGGCGAGGAGGGGTACTTCCTCGCGACGACCCGCGCCTTCGATCTCGTTCTGCTCGACCTGATGCTCCCCGGCCGAAACGGCTTCGAGATCCTCGCCGCGCTCCGCGAGACCGGCAACGAGACGCCCGTTTTGATCCTGACGGCCCGAGACGCCGTCGACGACCGCGTGCGCGGCCTCGACGGGGGCGCCGACGACTACCTCGTGAAACCCTTCGCCTTCTCCGAGCTCCTCGCGCGCATCCGCGCGCTCACGAGGCGCGGCCGTCCGGACGGAGCGCTCCGCCACCAGGTGGCCGACCTCGTACTCGACCGCGTCACGCGCAAGGTCAGCCGCGGGGGCGTGGACATCCCCCTGACGGCGCGCGAGTTCGAGCTGCTCGAGTACCTCCTCCGCAACCGGGGCCACGTCGTCTCGCGCGAGATGCTCGCCCACGACGTCTGGAAGGTCGAGGAGCGTGCCACGCCGCTCGACAACGTGATCGACGTGCACGTGGCCAGGCTGCGCCGCAAGATCGACGCGCCCTTCGAGCGCAAGCTCCTGCGCACGATCCGCGGCGTCGGCTTCACGCTCGGCGAGGAGAACGGGGAATGACGATCGCGCGACGGCCCGGCATACGCCTGCAACTCACCCTGCTCAACGCGGCCGTGCTCGTCGTGATCCTCGCGATCGCCGCGATCGCCGTCTACCTCTTCGTCGGCGACCGGCTCGAGACGAACGTGCGGGATCGTCTCGACGCGGGATACAACACGGTGCGCACGGTCATCGGGCGCTCGGGCGGCGACCTGGGCGACGTCTCGCACCTCGGCCACGATGTCCTCTTCCGGATCGTCCAGGACAGCGAGATCGTCTACCGCACCGAGGCGTGGAACCGGCTCCGTCTCGATCCCCTCCCCTCGTTCGATGGCGATTACGGGGAGATCGCGCCCGGCGACGGACGGCTCTTCCTCCTGCGCCGCGGGAAGGCGGGACCGGATCTCTCGCTTGTCTGCGCGGTCGAGGCCACGGCGGCCGCCGAAAGCCTCCGCACGCTCCGGCTCGTCCTTTTCGCCGTCCTTCCCGTCGCGCTCGTCCTTGCCCTCGCCGCCGGATACTTTCTTTCCGGGCGCGCCCTCGCCCCGGTGGCCGCGATAACCCGCACGGCGCGCGCGATCAGCGCCGACCGGCTGAGCGAGCGCCTTCCCGTGCACGATCCCGGCGACGAGATCGGGGGTCTCGCCGTCGTCTTCAACGAGACCCTCGCCCGGCTCGAGGGATCGTTCGAAAGACTCAAGCGCTTCACGGCGGACGCATCGCACGAGCTGCGCACGCCGCTCACCTCGATCCGCTCCACGGGCGAGGTGGCCCTCGGCGGGGCGCTCGACGCGGAAGGATACCGCGAGGTGATCGGCTCCATCCTCGAGGAGACCGAGCAACTGACTCGCCTCGTCGACGACCTGCTCCTCCTCGCGCGCGGCGACGCGGAACCGGCGCCGGCAGGCGGCCGGATCGATCTCTCGGCGCTCGTCCTGGAGACGGCCGAAGAGCTGCGCGTGCTCGCCGAGGAAAAGGAACAGGCCCTCGAACTCGACCTCGCAGCCGGTGTGGTCGTCCAGGTCGACCGACGCGACGCCGAGCTGGCCGCGACGAACGTCATCCACAACGCGATCCGCTACACGCCGCCGGGCGGGCGGATCGACGTGCAACTCGCCGCCGGGCGAGGCTCGGCCGTCATCGAGGTGACCGACGACGGCCCGGGGATCGTTCCCGCCGAGCGCGAGCGCGTCTTCGATCGCTTCTACCGTATCGACAAGGGACGGGCGGAGTCGGCGGGCGGCACCGGCCTCGGGCTCGCCATCGCGCGCCGCGCAATCGAGCGCGCCGGCGGCTCGATCGGCTTCGTCGATCCCCCCCCGGGCCGGGGCGCCCGCTGCCGGATCGTCTTCCCCGTCGCGGCCGGCTGAACGCCCCCTTTTCCCTGTACGGCGCGCGTTCTCCGGCGCTATCATTCATCAGTCCATTGAAAGGAGAACGCATGAAACGGAACACGATCCTCTTCGCGGTCGCGGCGGTGCTCCTCCTCGCAGGCTCGTGCAGGACGCGAGCCTGCACGTCATTCGTCTTCCGGGGCGCAAACGGCCCCGTTTTCGCCAGGAATTTCGACTACATGTTCGGCGGGGGCACGCTCCTCGTCAACCCGCGCGGCCTCGAGAAGGTCGCCCTGACGATGGGAAATCGGGCGCGGTGGACTGCCCGGTACGGAAGCGTCACCTTCAACCTCTACGGGCGCGAGCAGCCGATGGGCGGGATGAACGAGGCGGGGCTCGTCGTGGAGAACATGTGGCTCGAATCGACAATCTACCCCGGCCCCGACGCTCGGCCCGGCGTCAACAACCTCCAGCGGATCCAGTTCATGCTCGATTCCTGCGCGACGACGGCCGAGGTGCTCGCCGCGGCTCCCGGGCTCAGGATCAATCCCGACTCCCCCGCGAGGATCCACTATCTCGTCTGCGACGCGGAAGGCGAGGCGGCGGCGATCGAGTACATCGACGGGGAACTCGTGATCCATGCCGGCGACAGCCTGGCGTATGCCGCCATGGCGAACAGCGTCTACGAAAAAAGCGCCGCCTTTCTCGCGTCCGGGGCCGACACGACGGGGATGAACGACGCCGACGAGGCGAACTCGCTCGGGCGGTTCGCCACGGCCGCCGAGGCCGCCGTTCGTCTCGACGCCGAGCGGCCAGAAGAGATGTTCGCGGAGGCCTTCGCCGTGCTCGACACGGTCTGCGCCGGCCCATGGACCCACTGGCGGATCGTCTACGACATCGCCGCGCGGCGGATCGTCTACCGGACGCACGTCAACCCGGCCGAGCGGTCGATTTCGCTCGCGGCGCTCGACTTCTCCTGCGCCTCGCCGGTTTCCGGGATCGAGCTCGACGCCCCCGGCGAGGGAGACGTGGCGGGCGCTCTCGCTCCCTTCACCACGGAGATGAACCGGGCGCTCGTGCGGTCCTCGTTCGGAAACACGGATTTCCTGAAGGAGGCGATCCCCCTCAACATCCTCGAGATCATCGCCGTCTATCCCGAGCGGCTCGTCTGCCGGGAGTGACCCCCGCGCGGAACCGGCCGCCCGGCGTCGTCCGTGTCGACGAGGATGCTGCAGCAGGTGACGGCCCCCTCGGCCTTCGCCAGCTCGTCGAGCTCGACTGTTTGCACGTCGATCCCCGCCCGCTCGAGCCGGCGGCGCGTCTTCGGAAAGGCCGACGAATAGACGACGGGCCCGCCCACGCTGAGGGCGTTCGCCGCGAAGGGTTCGCCCGGGTCGACGTCGACGAGCTCGAATCCGTCGAAGGCCTCCGCCGGCGCCCACGCGCGGTTGACGAGAAGCCGCCGGCCGCCGAGGGCGGTGACGGCCGACTTGAGGTGGAGACAGCCCGTGACGGGCACGCCGGTCACCGTGTAACCGTGGGGCGCGAGGAGCGCCGCCAGTCGCTCGATCCCCGCCTCGTTCGTCCGACCCGAACGCCCCACCCAGATCCGTCTTCCCGCGCGAAGGACATCCCCCCCGTCGAGGGTGGCGGGGGCCTCGATCCGCTCGACGTGGCGCAGCCGCCCGAGCGCCGCGGCGACGCTCGCCGTCTCCCGGCGCCTCGCTTCGGCCCCCGGACGCGAGATCACCGCCACCTCGTCGACGACGACCGCCGCGTCCTCGACGAAGACGGCGTCGGGCATCTCCGGCTCGGCGGGCAGCCGGACGAGACGGCAGCCGAGCGCCTCGAGCAGACGCTCGTAGGCGGCGTGCTGCCGGCGGGCGCGGCCGAGGTCGATCGGCTCTCGCGCGAGATGGGTGAGCTCGCAGCGCGCGATCGAATCGCTCACCGGGCGCGTGAGGGCGATCATCGTTTCCCGAAATCCTTTCCCGCCGACCAGGCCGTGGCGATCCGTTCGCCGACGCTCCAGTAGCCGTTGTCGGGCATCGTCAGGGTGAAGGGCCGCATCTTCGCCACGTCGGGCGCGCCGCCGGTCATCGCCTCCTCGTCGCACCATGCGGCCACGATCTCGCCGATGAAGAGGGTGTTCGACGGCAGGTCGACTGTCCGGACGAGCCGGCATTCCATCGCGAGCGGGCACCCCTCGATCATCGGCGCCGACGGCATGTCGCCGTAGAAGAGCCGGAAGGCGGCCGACTTGTCCACCTGCCTGCCCGAAACGGTCCCCACCCAGTCGGTCGCCTCGACGAGGTCCGCGCCGGGCACGTTGACGCTGAAGGCGCCGTTGGCCGCGATCCCGGTTGCGGTGAATTTCCCCCCGCTGAGCGCCACGCCGATCATCGGCGGACGATGGTTCACGCGCGCCGCCCAGGCGACGGCGAGGAAGTTCGGCCGCTTTTCCACCATGGCGCCGACGATCGTCATCGGCATCGGGTAGAGGAAGGCGTTCTCGTCGATCCGTTTCTTTCCCATCCGTTCTCTCCTTTTGCGCCGCGGCGGGAATTCCGCGCCGCGCCCCTGTGCCGATCGGCCGTTTCGACATATACTACAGATATAGGCGGCTCGTGCGATATCTCAATCCCCACATATTTCCGACTCGTACAGTAAACATTAGGGGTTTACACCCATGCCGATACAGTTTATAATGATTATCGTATTCGAGCATAAATCAATGAAAAGTCGATTGGTTCCATTTTCCACCAAGGGGGAACGACATGCGGGGATATTCCATCGTCGTATTGCTTTTCGCCGCGCTCGTCGTTTTGCCGTCGGCGCCGGCTCGCGCCGGCGATGACGGTCACGACTGCGAGTGCTACTGCGAGAAGTACGATCACGTCTTCAAGGCGAAAATCCGCGGCTACGAGGAGGTGCCGCCGGTCTCGACGAAGGCGCACGGCAACTTCGTCGCCCACCTCGACGCGAACTGG includes:
- a CDS encoding response regulator transcription factor, whose product is MHILVIEDEPKVARALRTGLEAEHYVVTAAATGEEGYFLATTRAFDLVLLDLMLPGRNGFEILAALRETGNETPVLILTARDAVDDRVRGLDGGADDYLVKPFAFSELLARIRALTRRGRPDGALRHQVADLVLDRVTRKVSRGGVDIPLTAREFELLEYLLRNRGHVVSREMLAHDVWKVEERATPLDNVIDVHVARLRRKIDAPFERKLLRTIRGVGFTLGEENGE
- a CDS encoding HAMP domain-containing protein codes for the protein MTIARRPGIRLQLTLLNAAVLVVILAIAAIAVYLFVGDRLETNVRDRLDAGYNTVRTVIGRSGGDLGDVSHLGHDVLFRIVQDSEIVYRTEAWNRLRLDPLPSFDGDYGEIAPGDGRLFLLRRGKAGPDLSLVCAVEATAAAESLRTLRLVLFAVLPVALVLALAAGYFLSGRALAPVAAITRTARAISADRLSERLPVHDPGDEIGGLAVVFNETLARLEGSFERLKRFTADASHELRTPLTSIRSTGEVALGGALDAEGYREVIGSILEETEQLTRLVDDLLLLARGDAEPAPAGGRIDLSALVLETAEELRVLAEEKEQALELDLAAGVVVQVDRRDAELAATNVIHNAIRYTPPGGRIDVQLAAGRGSAVIEVTDDGPGIVPAERERVFDRFYRIDKGRAESAGGTGLGLAIARRAIERAGGSIGFVDPPPGRGARCRIVFPVAAG
- a CDS encoding linear amide C-N hydrolase — its product is MKRNTILFAVAAVLLLAGSCRTRACTSFVFRGANGPVFARNFDYMFGGGTLLVNPRGLEKVALTMGNRARWTARYGSVTFNLYGREQPMGGMNEAGLVVENMWLESTIYPGPDARPGVNNLQRIQFMLDSCATTAEVLAAAPGLRINPDSPARIHYLVCDAEGEAAAIEYIDGELVIHAGDSLAYAAMANSVYEKSAAFLASGADTTGMNDADEANSLGRFATAAEAAVRLDAERPEEMFAEAFAVLDTVCAGPWTHWRIVYDIAARRIVYRTHVNPAERSISLAALDFSCASPVSGIELDAPGEGDVAGALAPFTTEMNRALVRSSFGNTDFLKEAIPLNILEIIAVYPERLVCRE
- a CDS encoding dimethylargininase, which gives rise to MIALTRPVSDSIARCELTHLAREPIDLGRARRQHAAYERLLEALGCRLVRLPAEPEMPDAVFVEDAAVVVDEVAVISRPGAEARRRETASVAAALGRLRHVERIEAPATLDGGDVLRAGRRIWVGRSGRTNEAGIERLAALLAPHGYTVTGVPVTGCLHLKSAVTALGGRRLLVNRAWAPAEAFDGFELVDVDPGEPFAANALSVGGPVVYSSAFPKTRRRLERAGIDVQTVELDELAKAEGAVTCCSILVDTDDAGRPVPRGGHSRQTSRSG
- a CDS encoding flavin reductase family protein is translated as MGKKRIDENAFLYPMPMTIVGAMVEKRPNFLAVAWAARVNHRPPMIGVALSGGKFTATGIAANGAFSVNVPGADLVEATDWVGTVSGRQVDKSAAFRLFYGDMPSAPMIEGCPLAMECRLVRTVDLPSNTLFIGEIVAAWCDEEAMTGGAPDVAKMRPFTLTMPDNGYWSVGERIATAWSAGKDFGKR